Proteins from a genomic interval of Candidatus Zixiibacteriota bacterium:
- a CDS encoding ABC transporter permease subunit encodes MSKRFGLKFSSTFVFLSPWILTLLLFWVFPLIYSLYLSFTDFSLGAQAVSFVGFSNFIELFEDARFIASLKNTFVFVIGTIPFTTVFSLLMALLVNRRIKFAIFFRSAYFLPSLVSLVVMALIFTSLYQKGGYLEFLFGMTGLPTPERGFLLSETTALPAIMFMDIWIASGYYMLIFIAGLKSIPEELYEAARLDGASRFQQFFQITLPALRPTALYIVLINTIKSFQVFIEIYIMSNDSGGPNNATTTIVYYIYDIGLRGLFSMGKASAAAYLLFVIIMIVALIQLKLFGYGRATYE; translated from the coding sequence ATGAGTAAAAGATTCGGACTCAAGTTTTCCAGTACATTTGTTTTTCTCTCACCCTGGATACTGACACTGCTTTTGTTCTGGGTCTTTCCACTCATCTACTCACTGTATCTTTCGTTTACCGATTTTTCGCTCGGTGCTCAAGCGGTCAGCTTTGTGGGTTTCAGTAATTTTATCGAATTGTTTGAAGATGCCAGGTTTATCGCCTCTTTAAAAAATACATTCGTCTTCGTGATCGGCACAATACCATTTACCACGGTATTTTCACTTCTGATGGCCCTGCTTGTAAATCGCCGGATTAAATTCGCGATCTTTTTCAGGTCGGCCTATTTTCTGCCTTCTCTGGTTTCGCTGGTGGTTATGGCTTTGATTTTTACCTCATTGTATCAAAAGGGAGGCTATCTCGAATTCCTGTTCGGGATGACCGGACTGCCCACACCTGAGCGGGGTTTTTTACTTTCGGAGACGACCGCCCTGCCGGCGATCATGTTTATGGATATCTGGATCGCGTCCGGTTACTATATGCTGATATTTATTGCCGGATTGAAATCAATCCCGGAAGAACTGTATGAAGCGGCTCGTCTCGATGGCGCATCCCGGTTTCAGCAGTTTTTTCAAATTACGTTGCCGGCCCTTCGTCCGACCGCGCTGTATATAGTATTGATTAACACAATCAAATCATTCCAGGTTTTCATAGAAATCTATATCATGTCAAATGATTCCGGAGGTCCTAACAACGCTACCACGACGATCGTTTATTACATCTACGATATCGGTTTGCGGGGGCTGTTTTCGATGGGCAAAGCCTCGGCGGCGGCCTATCTGTTGTTTGTGATCATCATGATCGTGGCCTTGATTCAGCTCAAATTGTTTGGCTACGGGAGGGCAACTTACGAATGA
- a CDS encoding extracellular solute-binding protein, whose protein sequence is MRKFLIIVILIILVVSLSCSDQEDKLTFMHFWTSSDVRPVIVELIDEFEAANPGIEVELIDLNWSNGHDKITVAFATETAADVIELGSDWVPEYAARDLLMDLSDQAGPYRDSLMGWQAAELGNNVYGFPWMLGTRVLFYNKNLLKEAGLDPQKPPRTWDELYTFSETINQLGEPFYGFGSNSYEKFRLYKKFLPFLWSNDGSVISDDDSCLFDSRQAVEALDFYTRLTDIGYLESQRNLDDKFLAGELGFIISGDWILRRIRVQPPDFQVGAALIPGPDGGKRSASFLGGEFLTVNSKSKHKTEALKLIRFLVSRDADLRFNRAAGSVTPSNKQSAGEIIRDVHPLAMVFLDQLNYAVPSPVHPQWVLIQDIVEDAVQKAIYHKAEIEDILKSACGEITRILNE, encoded by the coding sequence ATGCGCAAGTTTTTGATAATCGTAATCCTGATCATACTGGTTGTAAGTTTATCCTGTTCGGATCAGGAGGACAAACTGACCTTCATGCACTTCTGGACATCATCCGATGTTCGCCCTGTGATTGTGGAATTGATTGATGAATTCGAGGCCGCCAATCCGGGGATCGAAGTTGAGCTGATTGACTTGAACTGGTCGAACGGCCATGATAAAATCACCGTAGCATTCGCCACTGAAACCGCGGCTGATGTAATTGAACTCGGGTCCGACTGGGTGCCGGAGTACGCGGCCAGAGATCTTCTGATGGATTTGAGTGATCAGGCCGGACCGTATCGTGATTCCCTTATGGGATGGCAGGCGGCCGAGCTGGGTAACAACGTTTACGGTTTTCCCTGGATGCTGGGTACGCGGGTATTGTTCTATAATAAAAACCTGCTCAAAGAGGCCGGGCTCGACCCTCAGAAGCCTCCCCGGACATGGGATGAACTTTATACTTTCTCGGAAACAATCAATCAACTGGGCGAACCGTTTTATGGTTTTGGCTCAAATTCCTACGAGAAATTCAGGTTGTACAAGAAATTTTTGCCGTTTCTATGGTCAAATGACGGCAGTGTGATTTCCGATGACGACAGCTGCTTGTTTGATTCCAGGCAGGCTGTCGAAGCGCTCGATTTCTATACGCGTTTGACCGATATAGGTTACCTCGAATCACAACGCAACCTGGACGATAAATTTTTAGCGGGCGAACTCGGCTTTATTATTTCCGGCGACTGGATACTCAGGCGAATCCGCGTTCAGCCACCGGATTTCCAGGTCGGGGCGGCCTTGATACCCGGCCCTGACGGAGGAAAGCGATCAGCTTCATTTCTGGGCGGTGAGTTTCTGACGGTCAACTCCAAATCGAAGCATAAGACAGAAGCATTGAAGCTGATCCGTTTTCTGGTATCCAGGGATGCTGACCTGAGATTCAATCGCGCGGCCGGCTCAGTGACCCCATCCAACAAGCAATCAGCCGGTGAAATTATCAGAGACGTTCATCCGCTGGCGATGGTGTTTTTAGACCAGCTCAATTATGCGGTGCCTTCGCCGGTTCACCCCCAGTGGGTGCTGATTCAGGATATAGTCGAAGATGCTGTCCAGAAAGCGATCTACCATAAGGCCGAAATTGAAGATATCCTCAAATCCGCCTGCGGGGAGATCACCCGGATTTTAAATGAGTAA